The following are encoded in a window of Sminthopsis crassicaudata isolate SCR6 chromosome 5, ASM4859323v1, whole genome shotgun sequence genomic DNA:
- the TXN2 gene encoding thioredoxin, mitochondrial translates to MAQRLVLRRFLAPVFSRKLPQCRWAPLSPEVLAQSGPARPTAALSLARTFSTTKTSKVTFNVQDGPDFQDRVVNSETPVVVDFHAQWCGPCKILGPRLEKMVAKQEGKVLMAKVDIDDNTDLAIEYEVSAVPTVLAIKNGDVVDKFVGIKDEDQLEAFLKKLIGC, encoded by the exons atGGCTCAGCGTTTGGTCCTCAGGAGGTTCTTGGCCCCTGTCTTCTCCAGGAAGCTCCCTCAGTGTCGCTGGGCGCCCCTTTCTCCTGAGGTTCTAGCCCAGAGCGGCCCTGCTAGACCCACTGCTGCACTCAGTTTGGCCCGGACATTCTCCACCACCAAGACCTCTAAAGTTACGTTTAACGTCCAGGATGGGCCCGACTTTCAGGACAGAGTTGTCAACTCTGAGACACCGGTAGTTGTGGATTTCCACGCACA GTGGTGTGGCCCCTGCAAGATCTTGGGGCCCCGGCTAGAGAAAATGGTGGCAAAGCAGGAGGGGAAGGTGCTGATGGCCAAGGTGGACATTGATGACAACACAGACCTCGCCATTGAGTATGAG GTTTCTGCTGTGCCAACCGTGCTGGCCATCAAGAACGGGGACGTGGTGGACAAGTTTGTGGGCATCAAAGATGAAGACCAGCTGGAGGCTTTCCTCAAGAAGCTGATTGGCTGCTGA